A segment of the Phoenix dactylifera cultivar Barhee BC4 chromosome 15, palm_55x_up_171113_PBpolish2nd_filt_p, whole genome shotgun sequence genome:
CCCATGTGACTCAAGTACCTTTTTTTCTGTACAATCTATATGAGAACACATGATTATATGAGATTTTTTTGGGTTATTTGTTAATTTTTAGTTGCTTCATGACAGGAAGACTCGTGGGATGGGATCTGCTCGCAAGCTCAAAACTCACAGGAGGAGGCAGAGATGGGCAGACAAAGCATACAAGAAGAGCCATCTTGGCAATGAGTGGAAGAAGCCCTTTGCTGGTTCTTCTCATGCCAAGGGCATTGTCCTTGAAAAGATGTAGGATATATACATAATTTTTGTTCTACCGTATCCTTCTGTTTGCTGCTGTAGAAGTTTGAGAAGCTAATTTTAATCACTTTTGCAGTGGCATTGAAGCCAAGCAGCCCAACTCTGCTATCCGAAAGTGTGCCAGAGTTCAGCTTATAAAGAATGGGAAGAAAATTGCAGCCTTTGTGCCAAATGATGGTTGCTTAAACTACATTGAAGAAAATGTAAGTTTTTATGGAAACTTGTCTTGGAATTATAGCAGCAAAATTGCTTCAGCATTCTACATAAACAGCACATAAGATGACTGGTGGTTTTGTTTTTTGTGCCACTAAATTTATGGTTCATTCACTATTGTCTTATACAGTTGCTTTTTGGTGAAAATTGTCACTAAGATGCAATATGTTTTACAGGATGAAGTGTTGATTGCTGGGTTCGGAAGGAAGGGGCATGCTGTTGGTGATATTCCTGGAGTGAGATTCAAGGTTGTGAAGGTTTCTGGTGTGTCACTACTGGCTCTTTtcaaggagaagaaagagaagcctCGGTCTTGAAATTTCATCCTAGAGTCCTTTCAGATGTGAACCAATCTGATGTTTTGGCTCTATCTTCATTACTTTCACTCTGTAGCCCAGTTTTCTGTCGACATGCTTTTAAGAAGTTTAGTAGACTGCTAAGCAGATTTTCCATTGTTATGCTGTGTTTTTGCATGCACTTGCAACCTATATTATAGCATGATCTTGCCTTGCTTCTTTCTGCAATTTTGGTTGATGTGATGGGCTCATCCTTGCAATTAAGTTCAATAATGGCTAGCTCATCTCTTTGTTATTGTACTGCAGCTATTTTCGATCTTTGTGCACCCTCTGTTTCCCGATCTTTCAATTTGGTGTTATTCAAGCATCTGTTTGCTATCATAGATTAGTTTATTTGGATGTCAGAAAGTAACTATAGTTCTCTGTTTTAGCTGGTGTTTGTGCATCTTGCAATTTTTTGATACATCAGTCATTTAGGGAGATAAAGGGGAGGAAAACGGGCGTATGCATTATGGTTTCCTTCTTCATGATCTAGAATTTAGTATGTAGGTTGCACATGGTTTTATTGAAGGTAGCATTTGACATATGGGTTGTCTTGCATTCTCATTGTTTAAGATTTTTTTGGTACCTTGTTCCAATTTAATATACCTTTTCTATGCACATAAATGAGGAAAGTACACCATTTGAATAATCCATTTGAGACATCTCCTCGAATcaatctgatgatgatgcagcaaaaaataattttatgattaGATTGGATATTTTTCTAGACTTTTGGTACAATGAAAAGAATGGAAATAGTTAACATTGTTATTGTTCGCTCTTCCAAAGATGCTGAGCAGGGAACATAACATCTTTTTGTTATAATTTCATATTTTagctctttttttcttgatgtAAAGGAGGATTAATCCACCCATTTTTGAGTTTATTAAGGAAGTCTGCCGTGATTTGAGTTCTATGGATTAGAAGACTTAAGTTATAGTTGAAGGAGTTGGATGGTTAATAAAATAACTTGGGTTTATCACGAGCATGGGACCTGCGGATGTGTATGTAGGGACTTGAAGTTTTGATCGTTAATATAGCCGTTGGTTTGACGATATCTTGAATTGTGGTTTGAGCGTCTTTGGAGTTCTTACTGTTTATTTTCCTCGCAAGCTGATAAGAGTTGGCTGTTTATTATAGCATGCAAGGCGAGCCTCACAGGCCTATTTTAAACATGGGCTCATGTTATAGGAAAGCATCCCAAAAGCTAAAATCAAACTACATGAACCCATGAATTGGATCTGATGGACGCCGGATGGAAAATGAGAATACAAGAGTTGCACTTGCACATCATTTGTTTTTCCATGCACTCACTGTAACGCTTTGTTTTTTCCATGCACGGTTCCTATACTCACTGTAACGCTTCTCGTTTAACTTAAAAAAGGCCAGTCAGCACATGAAAGGGGACAATAAAGCTGCTAACGCAACATAGAATGCTCGGAATCAAATACATAACAAGTTTACGGTCTCATTGGCTGGCTGGCAGGAGACACTATGTAATGCAAGTTGGACtgccgtttttttttttatcggtGAGGAAACATGTAATGTAAGTTGTGCGAAGTATATGTCCCAACTTGTACTTGTAGAATCGAACAGGACCGCAAAGATTTTGGCGAAATCTGagcctctttcttttcttcattatcaaattaaaaagtaaaacaaaactaAGAACTAAAAACCCCACTCCACTTTACAGGTCCTGGACTCTCTTTTGTAGCACGACCGCTACTATTCGTTTTCCCTCGTCATCgggcacaattttttttttattttctgaaacGGATGTATCATATATATAGTGGGTacaaatacatccaaaaaaatcaaaagataacAAATCTCAGCATACATCAGatagttttcttttcttcagcCATAATGTCTTTTAAGAATGGCCTCtcgagatatatatatatatatatatatatatatatatatgtttggcCTGGATTTAACATGCAAAATAGGAAAGGCCTCGCTAGGAAGTAGGAACTACAACAGCAACTCGGAAGCTCTCATCATCACTCATAACTAGTTTCTCATTTACCACTCGCTCCCCACACGGACTGCTCGGCAAAACACGATGAGCTTCGAGAGACAACAAGTTTGCTATTTGGAGGCAAATGCTAAGTTCGCATGGCCTTCGGAAGGATATGCTAGCCTTTAATTTCGCGTGGCTTGGCAATGGGACTTCGGTCTTCGGGCAGTCCCACTTCCATCCGTTAAAAAGGAGAGAGCGCAATGATTTCTTCCCCTACTTTGGTCCAATTAAAATGTTAAAGCTCGACCCCGTACGATTCCCATCCAGATCTAAAGCCTCGCTGCCTCCAAAGCTTCGCTTTCTCTTGCTCCCAAGCATTCCAAAGCTCAGATTTcctggaaaaaagagagaggaatacCATCTAGCTTTAACAAAGCAAGACACCTCCCTGCTCCTTTAGACGGACCATAAAAGCCACCTCCCTGAGAACCTCCTTTGGCCACAGTAAGAAGGCACAGCTCCTGAAGGCAAGAAAACCTCTCGTTTTCCTTTCCATTACCAGTGCATGCCAAGAAGCTCTAATTAAGAGAACATGTCCTCCCTCCCCCAGCCTACGGTGGCTTACCCACATTCCATCTCCACCCAGCCTTCTTCCTACTCCAAAGGCTCGTTCGGGCCGGTCTTCATCGTGCTTGCCATAATTGCGGTTCTCGCGACCATCGCCTGTGTCATTGGCCGGCTTTGTGCCCGGCGCCTCTCCCGACCAAAACCCAGGCACGACCACCGCTCTCACGCCACCAAAGGTGATATAGAAGATGTGTTCGAGTTGAAAATTCCCAGAGGAGAGAGGGGGGCCAAAGGTGAGACCGGACCTGCTGGAAAAAGTGGACCGAAAAGTAGTAGTACTATCAAGCATCCGGAAACTGATGGGgcatctgctggagccaagacaAGTAAATGACGATAGGAAATTTAAGATAGCTTGCATTGCTTCTTGTTGTGTAATATACGTAAGTGCATCCATCTCATGCATCAAAAGTTCTCTCCAGCTactcctgttttttttttccagtatGTGCCCATGGGATGTTTTCTGCGAGTGGTGGTGTTGtctatcaaaaagtttgagATTTAGATTTCAAGTTTGcatcatggaaaaaaaaatcaatcgtCAACTGGATCCTGTGGAGGGCCTTCCTTTTGATGCTGATAACAGGACAATCTGCATGCTTCACTCACAGTCCCCACGAAAACCCTGTAAATGCAATGTGGAACAACTGATCCGAAGGAACAAATACTCAGCATAGAAAGGAAGATTTCAATAAGGATATTAGTTCTCCCCATCTGACATCAGAACATCtattaaattaaatatgcaTCATGTGATGCGCACAAGCCGACAGGATTATAGATTATGTTTTGCTTGGCGATAACATGCGTATCAAgacaaattcattttttttttcttttgatttctttaagGAAACTCTGCTGATGGCAAATTGTATGGCGACAAAAGGAAACAGGTGAACAAGTGCAAACATTACTGACTGTGTTCGAGTGCACATTCTCAGAATACAGCATGCGATTGATTTACTTTGTCATCTGATACGTGACCAATGGAAAAATCTCATCTTACACAAAAAGTCACGGCTATCATGACTTTAAAGAATAATTTTGCATTCATATCTTATGATCTTATGAACCCAGgtatttttagaaatgggaaaaTGCGAGAAACATCACTATCCACCTCATTTCTTGGCAGAGCATATACTGTACCGTTGCCACTTCCaatagtttgaaaaaaaaaaaacaacagcaACAGCAACTCGATTTTCCTCCTTTTCTATCTCTCTGTTTTTACTCTCTTTCTTTCACGTAATTGATGAAAGTGATTAGGTTTGCGCAATGTGTCCTCGAAAAAGTaatatcaataataataatgcgaaccataaatcaaaatattaaaATGCTATAGCTATGAGAAACTTGTTTTATTAAGATTCTGAGCTTTTACTCGCATCTATGTTAGATCATAGATGGGTTTATGAACCCCCTCGTTCGCAATCCTTGGCCTACTGTGGACCCATATATTATCCAAGAAGGCTTCATCAAATGACTCCTAGAAACTTCCATCAGTGCATTTTAGGTGTCCTCTCCTTCCATAGAAATCCCTCTCAATGGAGGCCTCTGAATACCACCCTAACTTGTTCTTTATCTCTATAACTTCCATGGATTAAAATCTGCAGCTCTCTCTATTTACCTATTCCGACTCTTGTTATTCCTAGTTCACATTTACATTTGAGTTCTCATCATTTTATGTTTCTGCACCCTCTTCATTGCACTAGCACATACAAAACTCTAGCTGAAGTCTTAGCGCATCATAGCTAGTAACATAATAGTATCTCTCCTTTGTACATCTCACTCAAATACCATTGAACGTGTCTTCATCTATCACTTAGTCTTTCAAGTGTTGTTTTATTCTcatctatcatttttttttaaatttaaaaaatgcttCCAAGGTTGACTTCGCAGCATGAAGCCAATAAAGTTTCGATTTTTCTTCTGTTTGGGTACTTGGAGTTACAATGCAAGCACATGAACTCTCACTAGATTAAAGAGATGTATATCTGAGAAGGGGAATGCAAAGATTCAAATAGATAATAAAGCAAAAGCAGGGAAGCAAGACCTCATAACCAGTGTTTCCAAGTGGCAATTAACAACAATGATCTGAGTGCCAACATATTCCTGTCAGAACTCTGTAACCATAGCCATACCAACAAACCCTCTATCCTCTAATATCTTCGGTCAGGTTTTTATCCTCACTTTTCACACAATGCATTTTCTCTCTGTTTCTTATTAGTAAACCActtacttctctctctctctctctctctctctgtgtgtgtgtgtttcccattccttcatcttcttccttgacTTCATTATGTTCCATATCTTCATTGCCATGCTTGAGATTCACCATTGTTAggttcctctccctccctccctctgctctcttctcctccctctgtCTTAACCACACCCAAACCAAGTGAGGCAAAACCCAACCAACTAAAAGAAAGAGGAATGGGAAGGAGTCCATGATGGCCACATGATCTCCTCCCTTCCTGCCAAAAAAAACTAACCCCACTCCAAATCCAGGAGGGGAATATAGTGTCTAAAATTATGTCACTCGATAATCACATGTTCATGGATCCTAACGAAGATGGACAGCTAGGGTACATTGCAACCAAATCTTAAATTTTAGAATCTAATTGAAAAAATTAGAAGTTTCGGATGCAAGTGCAAATCGCAAAAAGTTGAAATGGTGCTgctgcaattttttttccaaaaaaaaggaTAGAGATTAGGACTGTCCCTAGCTTGCCCCTCGCAGGATCCCAGATCGTCAGGACCATAACTGGGTAGTGTCCTTTTAAATGTAGACTTCCAAACCTATCacttgaaattcaaaccaaataaAGACCAGGATCTTTTTAATGAGCACTACATAGTCTGTAAATTCATGTTGGATTTCATGCTGCATATATCATTTGATTCATTTATAACAAGAACGAGAAAGCTCAAGGTCATCCCTTGGCCAAAACCTAACAGGACCGCAGTCACCACCACAAGTCCACCCACTTGACATGGCTTCTTTGGAGATGCCTTATATGTTGATTAAAACCATATTAGTTTTAATCAATATCAAAAAAACCATATTAAAATGTACCCTCGTGATATAAAACCATATTAGTTTTCTAAAATTGCCGTTGTTTGCCCTTATCTTTGTCCAACCTCCCCCACTACCATGTCTTCAATGATCGGAGTTCTAGTAGGAAATTTGACCGCAATTCAAACAAAGATTTTGAGAACTCGACAacttatacacacacacacataccaAAAGCCAATGGAAAACTATTTTTCTTGGTAAAAAACTAAAGATGAATGAGGTGCATGAGGTTGACATAACTATTTTTCTTGGTAAAAACTATCATGTAAAGTCAAAAACGACCAGAATTTGTAGGTCAACAATGGAGACAGCTAGCTTCCataatcaaaaataaataaacaggtGACAGTGGAGGCCCTAAAGCTACATCCATGCAGTACCTCCATTATAACTCTGCAAGAAGGATCCCACAGCCTTCAATTTGCTAGCCTAGAAGAAAGTCAATCAACCCATCGAACTAAATCCAGCCTAGCAAACTTATTTGAGTGAACTCAACCTTTCTTCTTTTCAGCACAGCCTCCCATCAAAAGCGATACACTACCATCATGCCTGGATGCCATCAATACAATTTCTTAAAAGAAGCCACCATCCAAATGATGGCAAAGCAACAGATGAGGAAAAGCAGACAA
Coding sequences within it:
- the LOC103711524 gene encoding 40S ribosomal protein S23-like codes for the protein MGKTRGMGSARKLKTHRRRQRWADKAYKKSHLGNEWKKPFAGSSHAKGIVLEKIGIEAKQPNSAIRKCARVQLIKNGKKIAAFVPNDGCLNYIEENDEVLIAGFGRKGHAVGDIPGVRFKVVKVSGVSLLALFKEKKEKPRS